The DNA window ACAGGCTTACAGCTGACAATTTTTTTCGTCATGAACCTTTAAGTAACTCCTTACGGACTTCACAGTTCAAACACGGAAGATTTgatggcaaattaattaatcatgcatgcatgtataacCACTTCGGTTATACTTTATTAGTATATATAGATGGGCAGTTGGTAATTACCATGACAATGCTAGCTATTTATACACTGTATCAAATCACACCGCAATGTTATTAGGCTGTATACAATGGCGTATATGTTAGTATGTGTTTTGCATCATTCACGCGGCTATTTCCACAaatcctcctcccctccgcagGAGGCAGACGTGGACACGTAATCCAAGCTATCCTCCTGCTTCCCCTCGACCTGAAACACCTGCACCGGATTGCAGTAACTGGGCTCCTTCGCAGTCGAGTCGCCGTGGCCGAACTGAGACGCCACCAGCTTGTCAAGATCCCTCCAATCTGCTGCCGACGCATCGGCCGTCACGTAGACCGGCTCgatctgcagctgcagctgctgcgccGTCGTGTGGCCGCACGGCTGGAGAGCGGACGACGCTGCGGTGGCGCCAATGATGTCGGCGGCCGGTAGCTTGGGGCTCTCCAGCCTTGGGAGGTGCATGAACGGCGCCGCCTCCTGaggaaggaggtggtggtgatACTCTACCTCCAGCTTGCAAGGGTGGCTCTGGCGGTGGCCATGGTACGGCGAGTCGAGGCCTGGCGCCGGCGCCATGAACGCGACGTGCTCGTTGAACCAGAAAGGtgagtcgccgccgtcgccggccgcccttTGCACCGTCGCGACTCGCTTCTTGAACACCCTGCAGACCACCCATCCTTCCTCCTGAACATGGAGCATGTTAGGTGTCTGAAGTCTGAATCCTCGGTAGCATGCATGCACTAGTACACAAACTTACTTGGGGAGCTCCGTATTCGTTGGTCTCCAAGCGATACTCGTGCATGATCCAGTCCGACTTCTGTCCGTTGGGAGCCCGGCCCCTGTAGAAAACCAATGTCTTCCTCATCCCAACAAGGCAGTTCTTGACATAGATCGGCTTGTCCCTCCCGGTGGCCTTCCAAAAGCCGGCAGTGGTCGCCCTGTTGGTGCGTGTGCCCGTCGGGTACTTCTTGTCCTTGTGGCTGAAGAAGTACCACTCGTTCTGCTCCTCGTTTCCAATCTTGCATTGTTCTGTTTGAGCATCATTTTGGAGATGTCGATTAATTAGCTAGTTATGATATTACAGGGTTAGAGATAAGCAGCAAGCTTGTAGAATAAGTGGAGTAAATTGTGATTACCTTGTAGGTCCCAAGGCTCAATTTTGTACAGATCAATATCTTTTATGACGTCCAAGTCTATCTTCTTCAGTGCTACCTTCTTCCTAAGGTAGTAATCCACGAGTTCCTCGTCAGTAGGGTGGAAACGAAAACCTGGCGGGACATGGGAGAATGCGTCCATCTTCTTCCGCGGATCAAAGTATAGCTCCCGAACTGGTAGCAAGTTAATATGAACTGCATGCACGATAAGAAGCTATATTTCAGTTACAGGCTAGTTTGATAAcgatgcatatatgcatgtgtaacGAATTCCAAGGAAGAATTTGAACATATAGCATCCAACTTCTCGTTAGCTCATGtctactagtactagctagAATCAGGAAATCTCACAGGAAATACTCCTTTTCTTAATTGAGAAAGCATTCGATCGGTTTGCACCTGGTCTCTCTAACGATTCTGAggagtttctttctttttgtagGAAGATGAATCGGAAATTCATCCAGTGAAGTTTCTCTGACCAGAGGCTGGTCTATCTAACGATTCTGAggagtttctttctttttgtagGAAGATGAATCGGAAATTCATCCAGTGAAGTTTCTCTGACCAGAGGCTGATTCTCGCTCTTCTGCACTCCTATAGAAGACTAGCTTGATCAACAGGAGGTGTATCCTTGCTTCCACTTCCATTTATGCATCCATGATGAAACCTTTGCCGGTTTGTGTGAAAAAGAAGACGAGATAGAGGAGGACAGGAGCATCGAGTTCAAGTTGCTCAGCTAAACAAACCGAGCGCAAACTAGGGAGAGCTAAAGTTGCTCGCCGTCCTATCCGACAAAGCACACTGCACACACCTAGGCCCTAGGGACTCGCGAACCTTGTACCCACGAAGACGGAAGAAAGACATCGCTAATCACGCAGCACGTACCCCAGTTCAGCACGCGCGCACAGTGCGCGGTAAACAAACAAAAGGCAAAACAAGCTAGCATCATCGATCAAGCAGAAAACCACGGGTTGGAAATGGACGAGCCGTCTCTTACCTTGTGCGCGCGCGCCTGCAATTGCTACTGCTTCGTAGCTTGCAGCAGCATGCAGCGCCTCCCTCGGCCAGCAGCAGCCAGCCTTCAAACGGATGGAGCAGCTATATCGATCGCAAGAGGAGGGACGAGGCCGCGGCGGGGTCTATATATCccgcgcgcggtggtggtgatggcctGGGCGCGACCGAGGTGGGTGGCGCGCGCGGAGGGCAGGGGAAGGGGACGCGGCCGGAAAGCGCGGACGGATTGCGGGCCAAGGCTGGCTACAATCCAGGAGCACCGCGGCCGGAGAGCGACGCGGCGGAGCCCCGCGTTTTTCTATTGGCCTTCTTCGCCGTAACCGCCACCTCCCCGCACCCGCCAACGACAGCGACCCCTAGCTAGCTCCCTCCGATCACGCTCAGCCTCACCCCCCGAAACGGAGCTTCCACTGCCGCGTGCAGCTTATGTAGCAGCAGAGACTAGCAGTGGTGGACACCGGCCAGCGCTAGTTGCCACCTTTCCTCATCTGAAAAATTCACAGATAGAGTGGGTGTAAACCTTTCTCTCGTCTGAAATGGTAACATTTGATCGACCCCAACTGAAAACGAGCACCGGCGTGTCTGGCCCAGAAAGCCAGGTAATCATGGTGACGCATCAAGCGCGGTCGGTCGTTGCGTTTTTACCCTCATGCATGACTGTAAATGTGTGTTAGCTTAGTGTGTGTAGGTTTGATCATGCATGCGGTTAAGTCTGTCTATATGTAACTCTCTTCGGTTGGTCGTGTTCGCTATCTGGCTTTCTAAGGATTCGGCCATATGTGCTCTTCGcaggtagctagctagatagcCGCCTATAGCTTCTAGTTGCGTTTGTTTGCTCCTGGATGGTCGCTCTCAAGACGGCCACGGCTGGACCCCGTTTCTCGACCGACCTAAGTATATTTTCGATGGCGACCCTCCTCCAAATGGAAACAGATCCAGTGCCACACAAGCCAAAAATATGCTACTCATGTCATCCTTACTGAAACGGGGACAAAAGGATCTCAAGCCTTTCAAGACACGTCACATTTGGACAGGACCAGGGCTACAGGCCTAGTGGGCTACATATGTTAGAACTCCAAGAACTCCAGACTGATGCATGGGTTTTCTGATAATTAATTTGCACCTTTGCTTCTCTGCTGCATAATTAAGTAAAACTTTTTTTGCTGAACCTTAGTACTGCAGATATTAGTAGCTAAGTTTAGACTTTAGTACTGCATCCGTACCTACGTACATAGTATATGGGAGTGATATATGAGGTACTGAAGTGCCAAGGAGTGATCTATGTTAAACCTGATTAAAAGCAGATTAGCATGTGCAGAGAAAATTTGATGCAACTAGGCAAGTAGAACCAATGAAGTTAACTGTGCGGAATGGGGACCGACCGGAGATGCTGTGCAagcaggcagcggcggctggtGTCCGGCGTGGGCTCGAACTGATCATTAGCCATCCCTACTTTATCTCTATGGGAGTATTATCCTTTCTTAATTTATTTCGGTGCTCTCGCCGGTTGGACCAAGGGCTCCACACTCGCCGTGCATATGCATAAGGTCATTGATACCTTATCTGGAAATTGCGAGTTTGTGAAGAAACATTCGTCCTCTTGGACTGATTTAAAAATCCCATCTGAGCTGGAAATAGGATGGCTATCAGATCGATGGCTGACAATAACAAGTGAACTGTAGCAAGCGTGCAAACCAACCGGGCAGCCGCAGATCATAGTACACAATTTTGGTAGTAAGCCCCTTGCAAGCAGCAGTGATCAATAGCATGCATGCACAGTCCAGGATCCGAGTTGCATGTGGTCCACAGTGTGATACGCACGCCCTTTCTCCGCACGCAAAAATGAAAGGTAGCTAGCTGATGTATAGCTTTCCCGGCCTTGTTTGCTGCTAATTGAGATCAATTTACACATGCGCATTTTCATCTCTCTGCAAACGATCAGTCGCATTGTGCAACGCACGTACTTCACGTGCGCGTGTATGCAACAGATTCTGCAACCTGCTTGGATCTGTACATCTCCTCAAACTTAAGGgctcctttgaatcgcaggattgagaaaatataggaataggaaaagcgtaggattttgatagaaatgtaagtgtaaaacagaggaatgCAAAACGcataaaaaacataggaatgaccgtttgattgaaccacggaaaaaacacaggaactggatgagagagatagactcaaaggaaaattagcaagaggttgaagctcttgctaaatttcgtccaaaatctctataggattgtccattccataggaatttcaaaggattggataatccaatcctttgtttcaaagggcttcataagaaattttcctataagattaaaatcatctaaaatttctatgtttttcctttaaATCAAAGAGACCTTATCGTCTCATCGTCTCGGCCTTGTATTTGCCGGAGCTTTTAGTGATCGACACGCGTCCGGCCAGTGAGGCCGACAGCGACGTCAGGCCGGAGCAGACGCCGTTGCACCGGGGAGCTCGTAGGCCGTAGCCTTTGGGAATACACAAAGAACAGAACAAGTGGATATAATAGATACCGGCCGGTGCTTTTGCTTGGATGGCGATGCATTCTCggatgtttatattttgggtgGACCGTATTGCAACTGGTTCTGGTGTATCTTTGGGGGAGAAGTGAAGCAAAAGGACTATACGCCATCTGGTGCATCATCTTTGCTAGATGCCGACGTCACTGGTCTTTAATCAGTTTTAGCTTAACAGTTATGTGATGAATTTATCATGGGTAAAATGGGTGATAACTGTAATATATAGGACTGGTTGCGCGTTAACCTCAGTCAAGTCCGACCGGCTTAACACCTCAGTCAAGTGAACCAGCCATTGGTCTCTCTCTTCTTACGACTGAAGAGCGTCTTGAGAGTTAGTAttgatgttactaatttttttcaattttttctataactatttgagtcgCATGTAATTGATAGGTGCCATAACACTTGTCAACTGGCTATACTTTTTACAGTGAAACAATGGCATCTGACTGGTAACATACAGTTACGACGAAAAGGGGACAGGCAAGCGTGAGGCAAATGGAATAAAGCCTCTGCAATTCACCTGCTAATTCTTGCTTGAACTGTACACTCGAAACCAGTTGCACCGTCACTTTTCTATATAGACCATGACCATCCCGATGAAGCGAGAGATGTGCATGTGAGACACTGTTTGCAGAGTTCCATCATGGATGAATTCCTGCTGGTCTTATCAAAATCGAAACCCCCTGGGGCCTGCCCAGTATTCCAGTGTGGACGTGGGCTCGGCACCTTTTAACCGCACACATCATGTCTCTGCTGCATACAAGCATCAACAATTCGACATGACAGATGGCATCATTCGCCAGGCAGTTGGCCTTTCCATTCTGAAAATTTGCCGGGGCCAGGAAACAGGTTCAGGTTCAGGTAGGCGGTGCGGCCGGCCCCCAGTGCGCGCGGCACTTGCAAACGCGCTCTACTTTCTCCACATTTCTTCCTCTGAATTCAGATCGGTCGTTCAGTAAGTTGCACGCCAATCATCTCAGTTTATTTCCCCCCGGATAAAATGGCGTCGTGATAGGCGGTGAAACCGTGAAAGAGATAGATTTGCGTCTCCCCGAATGACGGGGGACGTAGTAGGTTGTTAAGCTAAATGACGGCCGGAAAGCCCAAACCGAGCGGCAAATCAGCTGCGTTTGGTCGGCCCATGTCGGCCCGGCACCACGACCCTTTCAGCTGCGTCCGACGTGGCGTCACCTAACTGGTTGCGGTATGggggagacgagccaatggGACGTTGCGGGCTGGCCAATACTCGTCGGGCCCCACCGCGCACTCGTCCACGCGCGCATACGTACGTACACCATCATGGCTACGCGAGTGCGGCGCCTCAGCCCACCGACCGACTACCGAAATATTGGATGGTATGCGATACGAAATACTCCATAGCAGGGGTTACATACATGGGCTGATGGGCAACTGTAAAAGATGCACATACGGATACGGTGGACGGTGGTAACTTTGCAGATTTCTCACTTCATCTCCACCAATGACGCGATACCATTGGAATGAACATCAGTACACTGGGTTGCTTTTGCGATTTTGTGTTTTCTGACGGTGGTGGCCACCCTGTGCAGCCAGACTGCCGGAGAATAGAGAGGCAGTGTGATGCAGACAGCAGACCGCTACCCTGCATCTAACGAGCAGATGGTCATTATTGATCACTTGACTATATAGCAGCTCGATCATGACCCATCAGTTCATGACGACGTACAGTGCAGAAGCCACGAGAGGGCAAAAGCTATTCCTACTACGACAGTATCTGTGTTACATGGATACTGATATTTTAGGGCATATCGCAAATTTTCGATTGTGGCTGAGGGTGTGTTTAagtcacgttaaaattggaagtttagttaaaattggaacgatgtaacagaaaagttagaagtttgtgtgtgtaggaaagttttgatacgatgaaaaagttgaaagtttgaagaaaaagtttggaacttaACTCGGgtcgaacttccaactttttcgtcacatcgttttaatttcaaccaaacttccaattttgacgtgaactaaacacaccctgtgGAAGCATATTGTGCCTCTCGTTCTCAGAATCATTGCTCTCCGATCACAAAAATCCAAGAGTGAGATCGACACGGTCGAACACggatatactccctcagtcTCTTTAAACTTGACGTTCTAGCTTCTGGTGAGAGTATCAAGACAGTGTAAAAATAACCTGTATGGCCCCTATACTTCTATcattactagtactagtactacaccTTCATGTCTGTTGGTTTGGGGTGAGAGAGCGGTGAGTGATGTGGCAGAACGTCAGACTAGCTGAGCTGGGGCAGAGTAGGTCTGAACTACGAAGACAGGCTCCCAGCGACACTCTTTGCGGGATATTGCTTCAGCGCTAAAACGACCTCCttttcgggacggagggagtacgtgtttTTATTTTACCAAATGCTTACCTTGTGTCGCACGTGTCACATCCAAGCTAATTATGAACCGTTCTTGGGATAAAACTGTACTTAACAACGGATTTTCATCCATGCCTAAAAACTGctacctccgtccaaaaatataataacttctagTAGGAATAgctagaaatgtttatattctgTGACAGGGGAGTATACCATGGAACTATGGAAGGGAGACAACAGAAAATCCATTGTTCCCACATTCATCAAAATGGTATCTTTTATGTTCGATCCATGTATTAA is part of the Oryza glaberrima chromosome 4, OglaRS2, whole genome shotgun sequence genome and encodes:
- the LOC127771665 gene encoding NAC domain-containing protein 7-like, which encodes MDAFSHVPPGFRFHPTDEELVDYYLRKKVALKKIDLDVIKDIDLYKIEPWDLQEQCKIGNEEQNEWYFFSHKDKKYPTGTRTNRATTAGFWKATGRDKPIYVKNCLVGMRKTLVFYRGRAPNGQKSDWIMHEYRLETNEYGAPQEEGWVVCRVFKKRVATVQRAAGDGGDSPFWFNEHVAFMAPAPGLDSPYHGHRQSHPCKLEVEYHHHLLPQEAAPFMHLPRLESPKLPAADIIGATAASSALQPCGHTTAQQLQLQIEPVYVTADASAADWRDLDKLVASQFGHGDSTAKEPSYCNPVQVFQVEGKQEDSLDYVSTSASCGGEEDLWK